The DNA sequence GACTGCCCGCGACCGCTGCCCAGGCCGCGCCGGTCGAGGCCGCGCCGAAGCGGCGTTACCCGTCCAACTGGCCCGCACTCGAGCCCTACGGCCTCGCGGACACCCGGCTGGACCTGTGGCCGCGCGAGGACAACTCCTTCGTCCTCCCCCTCGAGTTGCGCCCCCGTGACAAGGAGCGCGGCCAGGTCTGGATGCGGGACACCTACGTCAACTGCTTCGTCGTGGACGGCCGCCCGCTCTACGTCGCCACGGGCACCACCCGCGTCCCCGGACTGGAGGTGGCCGGCCCGTGGAACGACGGCATCTTCGTCTGGGTGGCCCGGTCCCTGCGGGGGCCGTGGCGGCTGGCCGACACGACCCGCATCCGGCCCGGCGCCGAGCGGGGCAAGGTGTGGTCGCCCGAGTTCGTCGGCGAGAACCGGCCCGGACGCACGGTCGTCGCGCCGTGGCAGGAGTACTGGTACGACGACCAGTTCGGCAAGCGCGGCCAGGCCTGGGCCCCGGAGGTGCACTACTTCCGCGGCAAGTGGTACATCGTGGCGTGCATGGGCGACCACTCCCAGAAGGTGGGCTCGTTCCTGCTGGTGAGCGACGGCGGGGTGGAGGGCCCGTACCGGCTCATCGAGGGCAACCTCGAAAAGCCCTTCGGTGAATCGTTCATCGGGGGACCGGCTTTCATCAAACCCGGCGCCTACTACCACATCGACGGCAGCCTCTACACCGAGGATGACGACGCGTGGCTGGTGCTGCACAACAACCTGTACGCGAAGTTCCGGCCCGACATGGAGGACATCGTCCCGGCGACGAACCTCCCGGCGTTCCAGCAGACGCCCTACTCGCCCGAGCCGTATCTCGAAGGCGCGTACGTGTTCAAGTACGGGGGCAAGTACTACCTCGTCCAAGCCGCGTGGAACAGAACGTCCGTCAACCCCGACGGCACCACGCGATACGCGTACGACACGGCCGGCACCGGCCGTGTGCAGTACCAGTACGACGCCGTCGTCGCCGTCTCGGACCACTTCGAGGGCCCGTACTCCCAGCGGTGGACCGCGGGGGTCGGCGCCGGCCACAACAACTTCTTCGAGGATCACGACGGCCGGCTGTGGGGGACGTTCTTCCGCAACCCCAACGTCGGCTACTGGTCCGACGCGTCGCGCCTGGCCGACGCCGCCGTGCCCGGTGTCGTACGGCTGGAGTGGACCGGCCCGAAGGGCAATCGCCTGTACGTCCAGCGCCGTAACCGCGGGCATGCGATCGGCGGTTGACCACCCGTGCGACGGCCGGTTCTCCCTGCACGGGGGAACCGGCCGCCGCCGTCTCGGCACCGGCGGCTCTTGACAGTGCCGCCACCCGCCACATACGTTCACGCCACACCCATCAGGAGCGGCCGAGAGACCTGGCTCGTCGACGCCGCGGCAACGAGGTGTCGCGATCCGCGGCGGTGCCGGGTGTG is a window from the Streptomyces luomodiensis genome containing:
- a CDS encoding family 43 glycosylhydrolase, producing MTRSENPSPIGRRTLLAGVAAGSLGVAAGLPATAAQAAPVEAAPKRRYPSNWPALEPYGLADTRLDLWPREDNSFVLPLELRPRDKERGQVWMRDTYVNCFVVDGRPLYVATGTTRVPGLEVAGPWNDGIFVWVARSLRGPWRLADTTRIRPGAERGKVWSPEFVGENRPGRTVVAPWQEYWYDDQFGKRGQAWAPEVHYFRGKWYIVACMGDHSQKVGSFLLVSDGGVEGPYRLIEGNLEKPFGESFIGGPAFIKPGAYYHIDGSLYTEDDDAWLVLHNNLYAKFRPDMEDIVPATNLPAFQQTPYSPEPYLEGAYVFKYGGKYYLVQAAWNRTSVNPDGTTRYAYDTAGTGRVQYQYDAVVAVSDHFEGPYSQRWTAGVGAGHNNFFEDHDGRLWGTFFRNPNVGYWSDASRLADAAVPGVVRLEWTGPKGNRLYVQRRNRGHAIGG